The following is a genomic window from Xenopus laevis strain J_2021 chromosome 2L, Xenopus_laevis_v10.1, whole genome shotgun sequence.
ataattaaatgcgtctattcctgcgctcccctgcggctgaacgccgaaaaacggaacgcaggggagcgcaggtaaaaacgctcatgtgtaagagcccttaaggtatgaagatccaaattatggaaagatctgttatctggaaagccccaggtccaaagcattctggataacaggtcccatacctgtagctagaACCTGAGCTGTGAAGCAAACTGTTGCACTGAAAGAGAATACAATTTCTGTAATGGAAGGAAGGAATAGGAACCAGGTaacttcacttctttatttttggaaattaaaGTAAACCATTAATTTTGAAATGACTATACTTTACAATATTTTATCTTAAACAACAGTGTCCCTTTTGATATGTTTGCTGCTCGTAGCACAGGTGTAATATAGTGGGAGAGATCCATAAAACAGTGTGGAATAAAACTGTTGTAAAgtgtttttgccagaaaaccttGTAAAGCCAAATTTACATCCATTTTAGTTCCATACAATTTTGCCCACAAtgtcaagctgattttttttatgaccaaaagCTGGAGCTGCTAAATTAATGGTCATTATATGTCATATTGCAGAATTCTGTGATTTAACACTAGTAAAAAAAAGATCTTATAAAAATGATAGGAAAGCTCCAACTTCTCATAATTTATCCAACTCTGACCTTTGAAATTCACGATAAAAGTGTCGCTTTATATGACGGACTCAAGATAAAATGTGTCTCTTTGTCATAGAACGCTCTTTAATTAGTAGACACTTCACAGACCTGGATCTAATAGAAACAGGTGGTTAAAAACTACAAGTAAAAGAAATTGGCGTCTCTTTGTTGTGTCAGTTCAGAAGAATAACATTTGGATTCAGAGTGTCATTTCTGGTGTTAATTGTGTTAAATATGCACAAAGGTGTTTGAGTGGCATTAAAGAACttttgtaaaagaaaatgaatagtgTATGAAATTATCTGCAATATTTTAACCCTCTAGTGCCAGTTTTTACTCCACTTTAGGAATCTGTTTGGGAGTGTCCCCCTCTTCATTCTTGCACATATTTTTTGCAAACAGCGCTTGTGAATTTCCCCCAGTGAATATTTCTGATGTGAGCAAGTAGATGAGTGCGGAGGAGCTGTATAGTTTGTGTTTAATTCTGCCGCCTTCGCTTCCGTGGCTGATTGGATACAGATTTATTACTGGAATAAACCATTTCCTTCgctggataaataaatagatgaataaatagataaaactcccagcaccctttAACTTGGTTTTTATATAAAGAGAAAGACGTTTGGAAGGAATTCTATTTACTTGTTGCTGAAGTAAAATGAGGAGGATTGAGAAATGAAGGTGCCAGCTAATGGAATGTAGTGGAACACATAGAGAATCCTGGAACCATAGAAGTTGCACCCATTAATTTAGGGAACAATGGGACAAGGGGTGCTCATAAATAATGGCTAAGCgaggcaccaaatccacaattcaGTGTTCAATCTGGGATTTGTTGGAACTGCAATATTCCGTTTTCCTGGTGCTCAGCTGAACCAAATGTGAATGTATATggctcctgtgctcccctgcgtttcgctttcttccgttcagctgcaggggagcgcaagagaagacacactcaattattgtgaagggggctgtactcacacagacgcatgtaagcagcAAACGTAGGTGGGATGCAGCATATTTCATTccacctgcgttcagcgcatacatgcgtctgtgtgagtacagcccccttcacaataattgagtgtgtcttctcctgcgctcccctgcagctgaacggaagaaagcgaaaCGCAGAGGAGCACAGGAGAAAAcgtccgtgtgtaagagcccttagaaacgTTAATGTAGCAACATCGGTCAAAATTTGCCAATTATTATTGATTTTTCATAATATCTAGAAAAATTCGTCATTCTCGTGCATCTTTGCTCTCTTTAGAAACAACTTTAATATGGACTTTCCccaaaaagcattttttgtgGGTTTAGACCTGCCAGAATTCtattagaggtatgggacctgttatccagagtgggGGTTCCAGTcttttccgtaattaggatctccaaaccttaagtatactaaaaaaattaattaaaccaaacAGTAATGTTtggcctcaaataaggattaattatatcttagtttggatcgagtgcatggtaatgttttattatacaggAGTACAGCTCCCTGGACAATAATTGATTGTGTTTACTCCAGCGCAGcaaaaaatgcctgtgtgtaagatCCCTAAAAAAGGCTCCTACCTCAATGCTCCAAAAACAGGACCCTTAATGCCCATGATTTTAAAGTGCTGCACAAGTTAAGAAAACCAGGCGCTATTGACAGATGTTGCAGTTGTGCTAAAATTTGAATTGACCATTAATATTTGGATGTGGATCCATATTTGCCCAAATCTGTTGTGGATTTAGGATTTAATCAAATACAACAATTTTGGTTTCAGTACACCCCTAATGGTAACACTGGCAAAATGAGTAtagtattagtacaggtatgggacctgttatccagaatgctcaggacctgggttttcctggataatggatcttccataatttggatcttcatacctgaagtctactagaaaatcatgtaaacattaaataaacttccaatatggattaattgcttagtttggttcaagtacaaggtactgttttattattacagtgaaaaaggaaatactttttaaaactgtggattatttgcataaatggagtctatgggagacggcctttgtgtaactcaaagctttctggataatgggtttccggataacagatcccatacctgtatgttaatTCTACATGGTGCCCACATTATGTTGTGATTTCCATGTTAGAGAAGCATGGCTGATACAGCAAGGATATACATTCCTCCTACACTGGCCCTAcagaaatacatacagtatggctGGTCTTGTAACttcaaacctcccaactgtcccgtttttcacaggacagtcccaattttgacagctcaacttgcagtcccagtttgttactgaaatgtcctgagtttctctttgatctcctgcactaaacaaccagaaagttttgaaaacttaattaaataagcgtttgttttttttttttgcagagagcccagaatacatggcagctgcatttagatacatttgtaacaatttaagataagcaggtctcttgggagaaatgagacttgcatcttaaaggacaatttgccttcattagcaaacacataaaacctgaccctaaaacccccagaactgTGTTTAAACTTTCAATGGCCTGCcaaatgtaaaatggatgtggtatttacaTACAATAGACGTGGTCAAAATATGTTGCTGCAataatctttttatccctctttctatttacctagtttgGGAGGTTGGTAAGTGTAGTGGTTCACATCTTTAATTCTAGAGTGCATGGAGGTCTACAAGTTGGGCATCCCAGATTTAAAACATTGTAAACATCTAATAGATTTCATGTGGGTTTTTATATAAGCCTTTACTATAGTAAAAGAAGGGGAACAACTGCCTTGGGTCCCACTGAGAAGCATTTTGTGTACTGGAAAGTGATTGTGCccatcaatttatttattttctggaaaGGGGCAATGAGTATATCACAATCACCCAacctgttattttattattacaaggataggttccattatccagaaagctctgagctacagaaaggctgtctcccatagactccattttatccaaataatccacatatttaaaactgatttcctagttctctgtaataataaaacagtagcttgtatttgatcccaactaaggtataattaatccttactggaagcaaaaccagcccattgggtttatttacatgattttctagtggacttagggctttagcacacgggcagattcggggagatttagttgcctggcaactaatcgcctcttcttcggggggacaatatacccaaactgccttccccctgccttccgtctgctaaaatgaaaaatcgcctgtggaaatgcactcgcggcgcttcgatttccgaagttgcccgaagtttcctagtgagacaacttcggacgacttcggaaattgaagctccttgagtgcattgccgcaggagATTTATCATTTTGTCATTCAGaatgcagggggaaggcagttcgggtagaagaagcgattagttgccaggagacttctccccgaatctgcccgtgtgctaaagcccttaaggtatgaagatcccaagcatgtaaagatcagttatctggaaaaccccaggtcccaagcattctggataacaggtctcatacctgtactactattaTTACTACCAACAACTCCAGTTCATTTGGCTGTTGTAGGTAAAGTTATaatagcttgaaaaaggaactaaaatgttctgaaagcttgctaggattatattagttagccaataaaggcatcacctttataccacttttgttattttctatttcaaaaagGGTTGCCCTGCAACATAGCTTAGATAAAAATGcagtttgaattaaaaataatgtgGGGGGTATTTTGCCCTGGGCAGTCCTGGGTTCTCCATTAAAACTAAAGGTCATCAtccacctgtttttttaaaatttaaacaacTATTTTATGCGACGCATGGGCTATGAGTGCTCAGCAGCAAACCCGACTGTTACGTTATAGCCTTCCTGCTTTAAATCCGAGCACTTACTCTCCTGTTTAGACAAGATGATTCAGTTTCCTGAATTAGCATCATTTGTGTATGAGTACGGCTGCATCTGTCTGACCAAGCTTCTGCAACAACAACAATTAATGGCAGTCGGGGGAATTGGGgacagaagaagaatgcaaagcTAGCCTGGCCTCCTTAGTAAACAAGAGAAGTCATTTCTCAATCCCCTGACTTGCACCTGTATTGGAGCTCTGTTAAACGCTTCtacagcaatatatttttatcatgTTACTTCCAGGCAATAAAACACCAAACAAATGCTGTCACCATAGGCTAATGTCATCCTTACCGATTTCATTTTGCCTAGCGGCAACATTTGTTGATGGTAACCAAGTTTTGAATTATGAAGAAATGGCCTGATTGGCCGGCACCGTTATATGTTCAGTTAAGAAGGTAAAAATGATCTTTTGGTAaagccccctgtacccccctcaGTGGCGCCTAAGGGGTCTGATGCCGCCTCTTTGTTACTTCTCCCTTGATGGGCAGTCTGCTTCAGTCTTCTGTTCACTATGCATCTGTGCCTGCAGGGCTTAAATCTGGAACCCATAATGTCCAGCAACGTTTATACTACCTTTTCATGATGGATTGGTTTTGACTGAAGGGAAGGAAAGAAGGAGGGGGAGAAGAAAGGGCTAGTTGGAATTAAGAAGGAGGGAGATATGTTATGGACCCCTCCTCTCTACTTCATCGGCCTGGGTGACCCAATCAGAAGAAGCACCAGGCCAATTTGACTTGAGTTCCCTCCTTAACAACCCAAAATGAGGAGTGAAAGAAAAGGAGGAAGGATTGGAACATTATTCAGGAAGGCTGCTGAGTTCAGAAGCGCACACTCTGTTTGATGCTGCTGGGAGGTGCAACTTATTCTGCTTATTGTGCTGGCATTCCCACTTTGCCTTCCATTTTGTTTGCCTTGCTTGGACTGCATCTTATTTCTAACAGTAGGttggaatatataaaatatcatcaTTAACTTACAGGCACCTGGGGGTGGTTTGCATTTGGGCATCATCAAATAAGGACCAGTCCAAGTAAGATGAAAGAAGAAGGAGCATGCCCTGATTCCCCTGAAGACAGCATGGTAACTAGCGAGGAAGAGGCTGAACGCCAACAGAGTAAGGCTATACGCAAGCGTACACCTCTGGTGGGCAAATTAAGTGAGGGTAGAGTGCCAGTTTCACCTCCTTGCAAGCGCAGTAAGAGGAGCCCTCATATAGAACCCTTTGAGGATGTACACACTCAGAGAATCATTGCCAATGTGAGGGAGCGGCAACGTACCCAGTCCCTGAACGATGCGTTTGCAGAGCTGAGGAAGATCATCCCTACGTTGCCATCTGATAAACTCAGCAAGATACAGACCTTAAAGCTGGCTTCACGTTATATTGATTTCCTGTACCAGGTCTTGCAGAGCGATGAGTTGGACCACAAGATTGCCAGTTGCAACTACCTTGCTCATGAAAGGCTCAGCTATGCCTTTTCTGTCTGGAGAATGGAAGGTGCATGGTCCATGTCAGCCACTCACTGATGCCTCAGCCTGTGCCCCTCCTGACTGCCATTTCAGAAGGTATGTGGGGAAAACTGCCACACTTCTTGGGAAAGATTTCCAAGCTTTTCTGTGGAGTCAACATAAATAACACATCTCCGATTCTTCCCATATCCAATTGCTGAAGAATTCTGCTTCATTCTGGATGCTCAGTATTTCTGGctgtagacacacacacacacacacacagatgtaCACAAGTCTTGGACATTATCATGGCTTTGTTAGTGTTTACGAATGTCTCTCTGCAGTAAAAAATATGCAGGAAATATTTAGGAGAGGaatgaaggaaaatcatttaagcTCTTGTTATAATAATTATAGGCGTGAGAATTTGGTTTTTAAGTAAATGTTAAAAAAGACCAATATTGTCCTACATAGCCAAAGAAATTAGAATTCAGTTTCTCAAATACACTTAATTTCACATAGATCTGGACCCGTGGCCTAGTGTTTTTGAGAGATACAGCTTCCTACACCCTTAAGTAGTCAGAGGGCTGTTGgtggatgttgggagttgtagttcccagCAGCAGGAGCATCAGGACCTGCCATCCCTCCCATAAACAAATCTTCCTTATGCCATCCAGATGTGAGGCTTTAATTAGATAATGGCTTCCTTCTGTGGGACACAAACCATCTACACCTTCATGTCGCTGTCAGCACCTACTATTCTACAATATCGGGCAACAGTGGCAGTGTTTTACATgtaaatatctataatatatcaAAAGAGATCTGCATTCAATAGGAAATATTTAATACACCTGTGTTAGAGAAATACATGAAATTCCTTTCATTGATTCTCCAAAGCAAAAGCAAGCCATGGACTAATGTATGGCATCAGAGCGCTGGTTCTGTGCCACTTGTATCCAATACATGTGAGGCGGCTACTGACTAGTATGAAATCTCATTTGCTCACAGTGGATATTATGTAACAGGAAAGCATGGTCGGCCTAGGGCatattttcacttttcattccTTATTATGCTCGCTGTACAGGAACCAGAGACACTGTGTTTTCGCCATTACCCTGAGCAGCCTTACAGGCTTTACTAATTTATTCCCATAAGAACTGGGACCTACAACAATAAATGAGCTTAACACACTTCAGAAGGTAACTCTATACTGGCTGATGTCAGCATATAAACTGCTCAACATGGTACACAGTGGCCTGTGAATGCACCTCACCGGAGCTGGACTCTTATTTTTTTTGAGCCCCTCGGCCAATCCCAGTGTCCAGGAGCTTCACAGCCTTTAACCCTAATGCTGACACCAATCCAGGTAGAATAACCTAAAACCCTCATTTAGCATCAGAAACAATTCTGCAATTCTACAACTCTCCTATTTGCTCATTCCCCTCCAACCCCGACTTGCTATACCACTGCTATGGTCAGTGACCCGCTAACTTGAAAGCAAATGAATTTCTAGAAAATCCAATCGCATAGCCATAACGCAACTGAAATGCCTAATTAGCCAACTATATAGTAATACCATGACGCTCAGTTGCAGATTCTGTTTGATACATCATAATGAAAGATCATTAAAGTGAAATtcctatttatgtatttataaaatgattgTTCCATTTCCCTGACCCATTTTGCACAAAGCCAACTATTCCATTCAGTACTAACATTCCATGTTTTGCACTCACTGTACAGTGGAGCAATTCTGGAGCAAAGTGATTGGTGCTCAACTGTTCCAGGAACATGTCCCATATAAATAATTGGAATAATCTGCATTAATCCAAAAATTGTTCCAGGCATCGCTAAATAAATATTGGCCATAGTAACTAAAAGTACAGAAAGCGATGTTGTCAGGATTAGAGGAATCCATACACAAATCTTTTTCAAGGTAAATGACGACCTGTCAATCATTTCCTATAGGTTATTTCATCTCCTTGATAAGACTTGTTTTCTGCTGGCTTTGAGGCAGATTTGTGCAATTAGTATTtgtagatatttaaaaaaaaaaaaatcaaatgtttttgcaGATGGAGTAACAAGGCAATTGCCCGTTTTGCCCTGGACTTTTTATGCCAGAGACATTACAATTGAAGTCGCTTGAGGCAAAGGGAGATTAAGTGAGTTGCCCAAGGTAACAAAAAATCAAACCAAAAGGTCCCTGAGAGAAAATCAATTGACTTACTAATTGAATCCCAATGTTCTTATTCATTGGGTTCCTTGTTCCTCATTTTCAGTGCAGCCACCTCTCACTTCTACTTACCTGTATATAAACTGAAGCACATAGTCTATACTGCTTTAGACTGTATGGGTaatttacagtacagtacatgcCATGACATGATAGTACATTAACCCGGTGTGATGTTAGTGTAGGCATACCCAACCTACAGCTTTACATCGgtttttgaactacaactcacagaataCAATAACTGAAGGTTGGACATATTAATGAAGGACcgaaattgtttattatttattgactGTCACCATTTTCTACATctcctttttgttttctttaatctAAATGCAATTTAACCAAAACCAAAATTGTTTCCTTCGATCTGTGGAAAATACAGTGGTGCCTGGTTAAGGGTCACATGCAAATTTCTTGGTGAGAAGAACAGCAAAATAGCTGCTGTATTCCTCTGATCAGCTTAATAAGTGAATTAATtccaaaaaaatgctaatttctaGGAAAACGATTTTACCTTGGTGTGGTCATTTACATCCACTGTTTCATCATAAATCCACATATAGGAGCATAAGTGAAATCTGTAAATCCCCAGTAGAGGACTTGCTCGTCGACTTATTACAACTTCATTGTTACTTCCCTTTGCATTGCTAAATCTCATTTTCCTTCCATCGAGATTATGGAAATAGGGAAGCAGTTTATTAGTCCAATTGTTGTCATCCTGTATATAAAGTGTCAGAGTGTATTATGTTAGCAGTAGTAGGACATAATGAACTTTATATATTAGTTTGAGCTCTCCATGGGGGAAGACGTTTTATTAGACACGTCCATTTACAGAGACAAATGTCAAGATCATGTTTGTTTAATTAGCACTTGACCTTTCTGCTCCTGTAGGGACCTTTAGCAAATCGGAAACCAATGAGCAGCAGGCTTCCCTTCTCACAAAGCTGCCAGTTATTTTGACTTTGTATATGAGCGCAGGTCTCAGCCACAGGGTCTCTGCGTGGGGCATAGCTGAGAACAAGCTGTATATTTAGGATCACAGCACTCATTCGTTCTTCCCCTGCACCCCTCTAGCCACAATTCTGTATACATCTCTTTGGATCCTGAAGCCCCCATTTCAACATACCTCTAATGCTACTGTGAAAATGTTCTATTATTTTGATATTAATAGAAGAAAAATAGTGGAAGCTTTTCAGAATAAATAATCATGAATATTTGTGTAAATCGGATAAAGAATTTACAGTGATCTCAGCGGTGCTGTTCCTTTTTTCACGCAAGGGCTAAAACCACCAATATTAAATACTTTCCTGCATAGATTTCCTTGTGTTGTTACACATTacattgacttttattacatgtgtatttatttctttaagaaattatattttatctgcTGTAATCCATGGTAGAAGCTCATGAATAGGGATTTCATCTCAGCCAAAGAAAAACCTGTACACACGCacacaaaaataaatagttatatctataggtatgggacccattatccagaatacttaagACTTAGGGTATTCCAGATTGggttctttccataaattggatcaccataacttCTCTACTAAAGAAACAGTATACCCCAATCGcattgcctccagtaaggattaattatatctttgttggaatcgtgtacaaattactgttttagaaataaaaaatatttttaaaaaaaatacatttatttgatttaaaaatatatatatatatttccataaagTGTCCGCAGTCAGTTCTACTCATGGATGTAAGGTCAAAATTAAGCTGTGTAGGCTCTTTATATATATCTTCAATGACGGAGCTGCACTCCCATTAAATTACACATATTATTTCCATACATTCATGTTATTTATAGTAAAAACCACAGAGAACTCTGAACAGCTTTGAACATCCCTGAAcaacttttttttgccatatCTTTGC
Proteins encoded in this region:
- the LOC108708625 gene encoding twist-related protein 2 gives rise to the protein MKEEGACPDSPEDSMVTSEEEAERQQSKAIRKRTPLVGKLSEGRVPVSPPCKRSKRSPHIEPFEDVHTQRIIANVRERQRTQSLNDAFAELRKIIPTLPSDKLSKIQTLKLASRYIDFLYQVLQSDELDHKIASCNYLAHERLSYAFSVWRMEGAWSMSATH